The proteins below come from a single Procambarus clarkii isolate CNS0578487 chromosome 26, FALCON_Pclarkii_2.0, whole genome shotgun sequence genomic window:
- the LOC138368701 gene encoding uncharacterized PE-PGRS family protein PE_PGRS54-like: MGGGGDGSADSSDGSGDGGDSGDGSGDGGGSGDGSGDGGGSGDGSGDGGDSGDGSGDGGGSGDGSGDGEGSGDGSGDGGGSGDGSGDGGGSGDGSGDGGDSGDGSGDGGDSGDGSGDGGGSGDGSGDGGDSGDGSGDSGDGSGDGGDSGDGSGDGGDSGDGSGDGGGSGDGGDSGDGSGDGGGSGDGGDSGDGSGDGGDSGDGSGDGGGSGDGSGDGGDSGDGSGDGGGSGDGGDSGDGSGDGGGSGDGSGDGGDSGDGSGDGGDSGDGSGDGGDSGDGSGDGGDSGDGSGDGGDSGDGSGDGGDSGDGSGDGGDSGDGSGDGGGSGDGSGDGGDSGDGSGDGGDSGDGSGDGGDSGDGSGDGSGDGGDSGDGSGDGEGSGDGSGDGGDSGDGSGDGDGSGDGDGSGGGGGSGDGSGDGGDSGDGSGDGGDSGDGSGDGGDSGDGGDSGDGSGDGGDSGDGSGDGGGSGDGSGDGGDSGDGSGDGGDSGDGSGDGGDSGDGSGDGGDSGDGSGDGGDSGDGSGDGGDSGDGSGDGGDSGSGDGSGDGGDSGDGSGDGGDSGDGSGDGGDSGDGSGDGGDSGDGSGDSGDGSGDSGDGSGDGGDSGDGSGDGGGSGDGSGDGGDSGDGSGDGGDSGDGSGDSGDGSGDGGDSGDGSGDSGDGSGDGGDNGDGSGDGGDSGDGSGDGGDSGDGSGDGGDSGDGSGDSGDGSGDGGDSGDGSGDGGDSGDGSGDGGDSGDGSGDGEGSGDSGDGSGDSGDGSGDGGDSGDGSGDGGDGGDSGDGSGDGGDSGDGSGDGGGSGDGSGDGGDSGDGSGDGEGSGDGSGDSGDGSGDSGDGSGDGGDSGDGSGDGGDSGDGSGDGGDGSGDGGDSGDGSGDGGDGSGDGGDTQECAVVAENQHLDTIDCTK; encoded by the exons atgggtggtggtggtgatggtagtgctgaCAGTAGTGATGGCAGCGGTGACGGTGGGGACAGTGGTGATGGCAGCGGTGACGGCGGGGGCAGTGGTGATGGCAGCGGTGACGGCGGGGGCAGTGGTGATGGCAGCGGTGACggcggtgacagtggtgatggcagCGGTGACGGCGGTGGCAGTGGTGATGGCAGCGGTGACGGTGAGGGcagtggtgatggcagtggtgacggcggtggcagtggtgatggcagtggtgacggtggtggcagtggtgatggcAGCGGTGACGGTGGGGACAGTGGTGATGGCAGCGGTGACggcggtgacagtggtgatggcagCGGTGACGGCGGTGGCAGTGGTGATGGCAGCGGTGACGGCGGGGACAGTGGTGATGGCagcggtgacagtggtgatggcagcggtgacggcggtgacagtggtgatggcagcggtgacggcggtgacagtggtgatggcagCGGTGACGGCGGTGGCAGTGGTGACggcggtgacagtggtgatggcagtggtgaCGGCGGTGGCAGTGGTGACggcggtgacagtggtgatggcagcggtgacggcggtgacagtggtgatggcagcggtgacggcggtggcagtggtgatggcagcggtgacggcggtgacagtggtgatggcagtggtgaCGGCGGTGGCAGCGGTGACggcggtgacagtggtgatggcagCGGTGACGGCGGTGGCAGTGGTGATGGCAGCGGTGACGGCGGGGACAGTGGTGATGGCAGCGGTGACggcggtgacagtggtgatggcagcggtgacggcggtgacagtggtgatggcagcggtgacggcggtgacagtggtgatggcagCGGTGACGGCGGGGACAGTGGTGATGGCAGCGGTGACGGCGGGGACAGTGGTGATGGCAGCGGTGACGGCGGTGACAGTGGTGACGGCAGCGGTGACGGCGGTGGCAGTGGTGACGGCAGCGGTGACggcggtgacagtggtgatggcagCGGTGACGGCGGGGATAGTGGTGATGGCAGCGGTGACGGCGGGGACAGTGGTGATGGCAGCGGTGACGGCAGCGGTGACggcggtgacagtggtgatggcagCGGTGACGGTGAGGGCAGTGGTGACGGCAGCGGTGACggcggtgacagtggtgatggcagCGGTGACGGTGATGGCAGCGGTGACGGTGATGGCAGCGGTGGCGGCGGAGGCAGTGGTGATGGCAGCGGTGACGGTGGGGACAGTGGTGATGGCAGCGGTgacggtggtgacagtggtgatggcagcggtgacggcggtgacagtggtgatggtggtgacagtggtgatggcagcggtgacggtggtgacagtggtgatggcagCGGTGACGGCGGAGGCAGTGGTGATGGCAGCGGTgacggtggtgacagtggtgatggcagcggtgacggcggtgacagtggtgatggcagcggtgacggcggtgacagtggtgatggcagCGGTGACGGTGGGGACAGTGGTGATGGCAGCGGTGACggcggtgacagtggtgatggcagtggtgacggtggtgacagtggtgatggcagcggtgacggcggtgacagtg GCAGTGGTGATGGCAGCGGTGACggcggtgacagtggtgatggcagcggtgacggcggtgacagtggtgatggcagCGGTGACGGTGGGGACAGTGGTGATGGCAGCGGTgacggtggtgacagtggtgatggcagcggtgacagtggtgatggcagcggtgacagtggtgatggcagcggtgacggcggtgacagtggtgatggcagCGGTGACGGCGGAGGCAGTGGTGATGGCAGCGGTGACggcggtgacagtggtgatggcagcggtgacggtggtgacagtggtgatggcagcggtgacagtggtgatggcagcggtgacggtggtgacagtggtgatggcagcggtgacagtggtgatggcagCGGTGACGGTGGTGACAATGGTGATGGCAGCGGTGACGGTGGGGACAGTGGTGATGGCAGCGGTGACggcggtgacagtggtgatggcagcggtgacggtggtgacagtggtgatggcagcggtgacagtggtgatggcagcggtgacggtggtgacagtggtgatggcagcggtgacggcggtgacagtggtgatggcagCGGTGACGGTGGGGACAGTGGTGATGGCAGCGGTGACGGTGAGGGCagcggtgacagtggtgatggcagcggtgacagtggtgatggcagcggtgacggcggtgacagtggtgatggcagCGGTGACGGCGGTGACggcggtgacagtggtgatggcagCGGTGACGGTGGGGACAGTGGTGATGGCAGCGGTGACGGTGGGGGCAGTGGTGATGGCAGCGGTgacggtggtgacagtggtgatggcagCGGTGACGGTGAGGGCAGTGGTGATGGCagcggtgacagtggtgatggcagcggtgacagtggtgatggcagCGGTGACGGCGGGGACAGTGGTGATGGCAGCGGTGACGGTGGGGACAGTGGTGATGGCAGCGGTGACGGCGGTGATGGCAGCGGTGACGGCGGGGACAGTGGTGATGGCAGCGGTGACGGCGGTGATGGCAGCGGTGACGGCGGTGACACACAAGAGTGTGCGGTGGTGGCAGAGAACCAACATCTTGACACTATTGATTGTACTAAGTGA